The proteins below come from a single Tachypleus tridentatus isolate NWPU-2018 chromosome 13, ASM421037v1, whole genome shotgun sequence genomic window:
- the Shc gene encoding SHC-adaptor protein isoform X3, whose protein sequence is MYTCVVCIRKRLLWYLKVADIYIFVTVVSGVKITRKYVGCLEVNTSMKSLDFDTRSQIAKECINRVCEAAGLKTVDKKRKVDKRITRMLSEKPNMDFAGSNVNLTITSSYLSLIVMESGEVVVNHEMPNISFASGGDADTLDFIAYVAKDQRYGRACFVLECGGGLAQEVITTIGQAFELRFKEFLRRAPRAINVQDSQRMENSVINGTRSTSTDDPEYYNDLPGKIPPDGPPPVPPLPDYHTATQNGAMAALQYAAIKEPTPSSAPKSSAVTEEKESTTSDNLIDFGPEGSVVPLPKRPEPEYVNTTLCMGTKVGNDIPPASSNHSPTPSLLLPREPPVSRDPFDMQPFDSNLPSNQYPLPPPPPRHGPLPYNKTTVQSVPKTVSPATLKAALQQEEWFHGPISRKDSEALVVHDGDFLVRESQGSPGQYVLTGMRSGQRKHLLLVDPEGVVRTKDRTFESVSHLINYHRDNGLPIISAESALLLRTPIPRTKSVR, encoded by the exons atgtacacctgtGTAGTATGTATCAGAAAACGGCTTCTCTGGTACTTGAAAGTAGCTGATATTTATATATTCGTTACCGTCGTCAGTGGAGTCAAAATAACCAGGAAG tatgttGGCTGCTTGGAGGTAAACACTTCGATGAAAAGTTTGGACTTTGATACTAGGTCTCAGATAGCCAA GGAATGTATTAACCGAGTTTGTGAAGCTGCTGGTCTTAAGACAGTTGACAAAAAACGAAAA GTGGACAAAAGAATTACCAGAATGTTATCAGAAAAACCAAACATGGATTTTGCTGGCTCTAATGTCAATTTGACGATAACCAGTTCCTACCTAAGTTTGATTGTTATGGAATCAGGAGAG GTTGTGGTAAATCATGAAATGCCAAATATATCATTTGCTTCAGGAGGAGATGCT GACACTTTAGATTTTATAGCGTATGTGGCAAAAGACCAGCGGTATGGCCGGGCATGCTTTGTTCTTGAGTGTGGTGGAGGTTTAGCACAAGAAGTGATTACTACTATAGGTCAAGCTTTTGAACTGAGATTTAAGGAATTTCTCCGTAGGGCTCCCCGTGCCATCAATGTTCAAGACAG CCAGCGAATGGAGAATTCTGTAATTAACGGTACCAGATCAACTAGCACTGATGACCCAGAATACTATAATGACCTGCCAGGAAAGATCCCACCAGATGGACCACCTCCTGTTCCTCCACTACCTGATTATCACACAGCTACACAGAATGGAGCAATGGCA gCATTACAGTATGCAGCAATAAAAGAACCAACCCCATCATCTGCTCCTAAATCTTCAGCTGTCACAGAAGAAAAAGAGAGCACAACCTCAGATAACTTGATAGACTTTGGTCCTGAAGGCAGTGTAGTTCCTCTTCCAAAAAGACCTGAGCCAG AATATGTAAACACCACATTATGTATGGGAACTAAAGTTGGAAATGACATACCTCCTGCTTCAAGTAACCATTCCCCAACTCCATCTCTATTGCTGCCTAGAGAACCTCCTGTTTCTAGGGATCCTTTTGACATGC aaccATTTGACAGTAACCTTCCATCAAATCAATATCCTCTTCCACCACCCCCACCTCGTCATGGACCTTTaccttataacaaaaccactGTCCAATCAGTACCAAAAACTGTTTCACCTGCCACTCTGAAAGCAGCTCTCCAACAGGAAGAGTGGTTTCATGGACCAATCAGTCGGAAGGACAGTGAAGCTCTGGTGGTACATGATGGAGACTTTTTAGTTCGTGAGTCCCAGGGGTCACCTGGACAATACGTATTAACAGGCATGCGAAGTGGGCAGCGCAAACATCTACTGCTTGTGGATCCAGAAGGAGTG GTAAGAACAAAGGACAGGACCTTTGAAAGTGTTAGTCACCTGATCAATTATCATCGTGACAATGGCCTTCCAATCATCTCTGCAGAGAGTGCTCTTCTCTTGCGAACACCAATCCCAAGAACAAAATCAGTTCGTTGA